One genomic segment of Streptomyces liangshanensis includes these proteins:
- a CDS encoding ATP synthase F0 subunit B yields the protein MDVQKKLDEIVDTVGSARSMPMSASCVVNRAELLAMLEEVRDALPGSLAQAQELLGGHEQLAVQARQEADRIIGAAHAERSTLISETAVARRAQEEADRILSEARRDAAEVKAEADDYVDSKLANFEVVLTKTIGSVDRGREKLLGRDPGRGEQGYGPEDGDADDAPEYSADPETLIRRADEYVDAKIGAFEAVLSKTLEAVGRGRQKLLGRTEIDDLAAHLAAQDAAGPQMRTSDADHWADLAELPREQPAGQEQAAAQVPQIPAQQPYTDPAYGQPAAAAYQDTGYQDPAYPDQAYAGYGQQDTYGGGYQQDPYAYQQQPPVTQGYGQDQGQAQGYDPAYGWQQPAGAPPVPQHQPGQAHPDQQGALDETSLFDTSMIDLDQLRRYEQGR from the coding sequence GTGGACGTGCAGAAGAAGCTCGACGAGATCGTCGACACGGTGGGCAGCGCCCGCTCCATGCCCATGTCGGCGTCCTGCGTGGTGAACCGCGCCGAGCTGCTCGCGATGCTGGAAGAGGTACGCGACGCGCTCCCCGGCTCGCTGGCCCAGGCCCAGGAACTGCTCGGCGGCCACGAACAGCTCGCCGTCCAGGCCCGCCAGGAGGCCGACCGGATCATCGGCGCCGCCCACGCGGAACGCAGCACCCTCATCTCCGAGACGGCCGTCGCCCGCCGCGCCCAGGAGGAGGCCGACCGGATCCTCTCCGAGGCCCGCAGGGACGCCGCCGAGGTCAAGGCCGAGGCCGACGACTACGTCGACTCCAAGCTCGCCAACTTCGAGGTGGTCCTCACCAAGACCATCGGTTCCGTCGACCGCGGCCGCGAGAAGCTGCTCGGCCGCGACCCGGGCCGAGGCGAACAGGGGTACGGCCCCGAGGACGGCGACGCCGACGACGCCCCCGAGTACAGCGCCGACCCGGAGACCCTGATCCGCCGCGCCGACGAGTACGTGGACGCCAAGATCGGCGCCTTCGAGGCGGTCCTCTCCAAGACCCTCGAAGCCGTCGGCCGCGGCCGACAGAAGCTGCTGGGCAGGACCGAGATCGACGACCTGGCCGCGCACCTCGCCGCCCAGGACGCGGCGGGCCCCCAGATGCGGACCAGCGACGCCGACCACTGGGCGGACCTCGCGGAGCTGCCGCGCGAGCAGCCCGCCGGGCAGGAGCAGGCGGCCGCGCAGGTGCCGCAGATCCCCGCCCAGCAGCCCTACACCGACCCGGCCTACGGCCAGCCGGCCGCCGCCGCGTACCAGGACACCGGCTACCAGGACCCCGCGTACCCCGACCAGGCCTACGCCGGGTACGGCCAGCAGGACACCTACGGCGGCGGCTACCAGCAGGACCCGTACGCGTACCAGCAGCAGCCCCCGGTCACCCAGGGGTACGGCCAGGACCAGGGCCAGGCCCAGGGGTACGACCCCGCCTACGGCTGGCAGCAGCCCGCCGGGGCGCCCCCCGTCCCCCAGCACCAGCCCGGCCAGGCCCACCCCGACCAGCAGGGCGCCCTGGACGAGACCAGCCTCTTCGACACCAGCATGATCGACCTCGACCAGCTGCGCCGGTACGAACAGGGCCGCTGA
- the coaD gene encoding pantetheine-phosphate adenylyltransferase gives MRRAVCPGSFDPITNGHLDIIARASKLYDVVHVAVMINQSKKGLFSVEERIDLIREVTSEFGNVEVESFHGLLVDFCKQRDIPAIVKGLRAVSDFDYELQMAQMNHGLSGVETLFVPTNPVYSFLSSSLVKEVATWGGDVSHLIPPAVHRALAARLGTS, from the coding sequence TTGCGCCGCGCCGTCTGTCCGGGGTCCTTCGACCCCATCACCAATGGACACCTCGACATCATCGCCCGCGCCTCCAAGCTGTACGACGTGGTGCACGTCGCGGTGATGATCAACCAGTCGAAGAAGGGGCTGTTCTCGGTCGAGGAGCGGATCGACCTGATCCGCGAGGTCACCTCCGAGTTCGGCAACGTGGAGGTCGAGTCCTTCCACGGCCTGCTCGTCGACTTCTGCAAGCAGCGCGACATCCCCGCCATCGTCAAGGGCCTGCGCGCGGTCAGCGACTTCGACTACGAACTCCAGATGGCCCAGATGAATCACGGCCTTTCGGGTGTCGAGACTCTGTTCGTCCCCACCAACCCCGTGTACAGCTTCCTCTCCTCCTCCCTGGTCAAAGAGGTCGCGACCTGGGGCGGAGACGTCTCCCACCTGATCCCCCCGGCCGTCCACCGGGCCCTCGCCGCACGCCTCGGCACGTCCTGA